The Gallus gallus isolate bGalGal1 chromosome 31, bGalGal1.mat.broiler.GRCg7b, whole genome shotgun sequence genome includes a region encoding these proteins:
- the TRIM28 gene encoding transcription intermediary factor 1-beta isoform 3 (isoform 3 is encoded by transcript variant 3) produces MSAPAEEAAEAVGPAEKRPDLVDLLERCGSCRVLLQAEREPRLLPCLHSVCRQCLRTSPGPTADSGPGGQVVDCPICKHQCPLQDVVENYFLKDKGAKMAGDNLASTQCCTSCEDNAPATSFCVECSEPLCDTCVEAHQRVKYTKDHTVRAAANTSVKEVDHTVYCSVHKQEPLMIFCDTCDTLTCRDCQLNAHKDHQYQFLEDAVKNQRKMLATLVKRLGDKHASLQHSTKEVCSLIRQVSDVQKQVQVDVKTAILCIMRELNKRGRVLVSDAQKVTEGQQEKLERQHWAMTKLQRHQEHVMRFTSWALESENSTALLLSKKLIHFQLQRALKMIVDPVKPQGDMKFQWDPNAWTKSAESFGTIVSDNGLLPPALSPQPPTASPSSGPSQGSLKATVVSKGQCAPSPLLQSPRAAQPEDKEGQETPGTPQAGEDGVETPNTPQGPLGTEGPDLSPPCLEPQVSKTSKDANVELAGNASPDRAATGAKRRRHANPPDQEVEEKFVPKLLVKRQPSGGPTLRKVPRVSLERLDLDLSGEAQPPVFRVFPGTSAEEFSLIVIERGAQPQPAPPPPPAIKEEQKELSIGDAEDTKPVVLPPKPPSGVVTGPEIPPAPTVAPTGTHRNVSCCRVCCQAGAVVMCDLCERCYHLDCHLPVLHVVPSHDWRCLLCQDLPPQTEGLTNGGPKEGQLPTLCPTDQQKCERVLLELLCHEPCRPLHRLSSSTESTDAIDLTLIRAKLQGKLSPGYSSPEDFTADIGRMIQQFNRLTEDKADVQSILGVQRFFQERLSAAFRDRNFSTLLDPTVPMEGAEGTAAAPPAPLPAPPVAP; encoded by the exons ATGTCGGCTCCGGCGGAGGAGGCCGCGGAAGCGGTGGGCCCGGCCGAGAAGCGCCCGGACCTCGTGGATCTCCTGGAACGCTGCGGGAGCTGccgggtgctgctgcaggccgAGAGGGAACCGCGGTTGTTGCCTTGCCTGCATTCGGTGTGTCGGCAGTGCCTGCGGACCAGCCCGGGGCCTACAGCCGACTCAGGGCCTGGCGGGCAAG TGGTGGACTGCCCCATCTGCAAGCACCAGTGTCCGCTGCAGGACGTGGTAGAGAATTACTTCCTCAAAGACAAAGGAGCCAAGATGGCTGGTGACAACCTGGCCTCCACTCAG TGCTGCACCAGCTGTGAGGACAACGCTCCTGCTACCAGCTTCTGCGTGGAGTGCTCAGAGCCACTGTGTGACACCTGTGTGGAGGCCCACCAGCGGGTCAAGTACACCAAGGACCACACAGTGCGGGCTGCAG CCAACACCAGCGTGAAGGAGGTGGATCACACTGTGTACTGCTCCGTGCACAAGCAGGAGCCGCTGATGATCTTCTGTGACACGTGTGACACGCTCACCTGCCGTGACTGCCAGCTCAACGCACACAAGGACCACCA GTATCAGTTCCTGGAGGACGCAGTGAAGAACCAACGCAAGATGCTGGCCACGCTGGTGAAGCGCCTGGGCGACAAGCatgccagcctgcagcactcCACCAAGGAAGTGTGCAGCTT GATCCGCCAGGTGTCGGATGTGCAGAAGCAGGTGCAGGTGGATGTGAAGACGGCCATCCTGTGCATCATGAGGGAGCTCAACAAGAGGGGCAGGGTGCTGGTGAGCGACGCCCAG AAGGTGACGGAGGGGCAGCAGGAGAAGCTGGAACGGCAGCACTGGGCCATGACCAAGCTGCAGAGGCACCAGGAGCACGTCATGCGTTTCACCTCCTGGGCCCTGGAGAGCGAAAACAGCACTGCGCTGCTCCTCTCCAAGAAACTG atCCACTTTCAGCTCCAGCGCGCCCTCAAGATGATCGTAGACCCGGTGAAGCCCCAGGGTGACATGAAATTCCAATGGGATCCTAACGCCTGGACCAAGAGTGCTGAGAGCTTTG GCACCATCGTGTCGGACAACGGCCTCCTCCCACCAGCCCTCAGCCCCCAGCCACCGACTGCCAGCCCCTCTTCGGGCCCCTCACAG GGTTCCCTGAAAGCCACAGTGGTGAGCAAAGGACAATgtgcccccagccccctccTGCAGTCCCCCAGAGCAGCCCAACCCGAGGACAAAGAAGGCCAGGAGACCCCTGGCACCCCCCAAGCTGGCGAGGATGGGGTGGAGACGCCAAACACACCTCAGGGTCCCTTGGGAACTGAGGGTCCCGACTTGTCCCCACCCTGCCTTGAACCTCAGGTGTCCAAGACGTCCAAGGATGCCAACGTGGAGCTGG CAGGTAATGCCTCTCCCGACCGTGCTGCCACAGGAGCCAAGAG GAGAAGACACGCAAATCCTCCTGACCAGGAGGTAGAAGAGAAGTTTGTTCCAAAGCTGCTCGTTAAGCG CCAACCCTCGGGGGGTCCCACGCTCCGCAAGGTGCCACGGGTCAGCCTGGAGCGCCTGGATCTGGACCTGTCAGGGGAAGCACAGCCCCCCGTCTTCCGTGTCTTCCCCGGCACCTCAGCTGAGGAGTTCAGCCTCATCGTCATTGAGCggggggcacagccccagcctgctCCTCCACCCCCACCCGCTATCAAG gaggagcagaaggaaTTATCCATCGGGGACGCCGAGGACACCAAACCTGTGGTTCTGCCTCCCAAGCCCCCCAGCGGGGTGGTGACAGGACCCGAAATCCCCCCGGCACCCACCGTGGCCCCCACGGGGACCCACCGCAACGTCTCCTGCTGCCGTGTCTGCTGCCAGGCCGGTGCTGTGGTGATGTGTGACCTCTGTGAGCGCTGCTACCACCTCGACTGCCACCTCCCCGTGCTCCACGTGGTACCAAG CCACGACTGGCgctgcctgctgtgccaggACCTGCCACCCCAAACTGAGGGACTCACCAACGGCGGTCCCAAGGAGGGCCAACTCCCCACGCTCTGCCCCACGGACCAGCAG AAGTGCGAACGGGTGCTactggagctgctgtgccacGAGCCCTGCCGCCCCCTGCACCGCCTTTCCAGCTCCACG GAGAGCACTGATGCCATCGACCTGACCCTGATCCGCGCCAAGCTGCAGGGGAAGCTCTCCCCCGGCTACAGCAGCCCGGAGGATTTCACAGCTGACATTGGTCGCATGATCCAGCAGTTCAACCGCCTGACAGAG GACAAAGCCGACGTGCAGTCCATCCTTGGCGTGCAGCGCTTCTTCCAGGAGCGGCTCAGCGCTGCCTTCAGAGACCGCAACTTCTCCACCCTCCTCGATCCCACCGTGCCCATGGAAGGGGCtgaaggcactgcagcagccccccctgcccctctccctgcccctccTGTGGCCCCCTGA
- the TRIM28 gene encoding transcription intermediary factor 1-beta isoform 1 (isoform 1 is encoded by transcript variant 1), whose protein sequence is MSAPAEEAAEAVGPAEKRPDLVDLLERCGSCRVLLQAEREPRLLPCLHSVCRQCLRTSPGPTADSGPGGQVVDCPICKHQCPLQDVVENYFLKDKGAKMAGDNLASTQCCTSCEDNAPATSFCVECSEPLCDTCVEAHQRVKYTKDHTVRAAANTSVKEVDHTVYCSVHKQEPLMIFCDTCDTLTCRDCQLNAHKDHQYQFLEDAVKNQRKMLATLVKRLGDKHASLQHSTKEVCSLIRQVSDVQKQVQVDVKTAILCIMRELNKRGRVLVSDAQKVTEGQQEKLERQHWAMTKLQRHQEHVMRFTSWALESENSTALLLSKKLIHFQLQRALKMIVDPVKPQGDMKFQWDPNAWTKSAESFGTIVSDNGLLPPALSPQPPTASPSSGPSQGSLKATVVSKGQCAPSPLLQSPRAAQPEDKEGQETPGTPQAGEDGVETPNTPQGPLGTEGPDLSPPCLEPQVSKTSKDANVELAGNASPDRAATGAKRRRHANPPDQEVEEKFVPKLLVKRSQPSGGPTLRKVPRVSLERLDLDLSGEAQPPVFRVFPGTSAEEFSLIVIERGAQPQPAPPPPPAIKEEQKELSIGDAEDTKPVVLPPKPPSGVVTGPEIPPAPTVAPTGTHRNVSCCRVCCQAGAVVMCDLCERCYHLDCHLPVLHVVPSHDWRCLLCQDLPPQTEGLTNGGPKEGQLPTLCPTDQQKCERVLLELLCHEPCRPLHRLSSSTESTDAIDLTLIRAKLQGKLSPGYSSPEDFTADIGRMIQQFNRLTEDKADVQSILGVQRFFQERLSAAFRDRNFSTLLDPTVPMEGAEGTAAAPPAPLPAPPVAP, encoded by the exons ATGTCGGCTCCGGCGGAGGAGGCCGCGGAAGCGGTGGGCCCGGCCGAGAAGCGCCCGGACCTCGTGGATCTCCTGGAACGCTGCGGGAGCTGccgggtgctgctgcaggccgAGAGGGAACCGCGGTTGTTGCCTTGCCTGCATTCGGTGTGTCGGCAGTGCCTGCGGACCAGCCCGGGGCCTACAGCCGACTCAGGGCCTGGCGGGCAAG TGGTGGACTGCCCCATCTGCAAGCACCAGTGTCCGCTGCAGGACGTGGTAGAGAATTACTTCCTCAAAGACAAAGGAGCCAAGATGGCTGGTGACAACCTGGCCTCCACTCAG TGCTGCACCAGCTGTGAGGACAACGCTCCTGCTACCAGCTTCTGCGTGGAGTGCTCAGAGCCACTGTGTGACACCTGTGTGGAGGCCCACCAGCGGGTCAAGTACACCAAGGACCACACAGTGCGGGCTGCAG CCAACACCAGCGTGAAGGAGGTGGATCACACTGTGTACTGCTCCGTGCACAAGCAGGAGCCGCTGATGATCTTCTGTGACACGTGTGACACGCTCACCTGCCGTGACTGCCAGCTCAACGCACACAAGGACCACCA GTATCAGTTCCTGGAGGACGCAGTGAAGAACCAACGCAAGATGCTGGCCACGCTGGTGAAGCGCCTGGGCGACAAGCatgccagcctgcagcactcCACCAAGGAAGTGTGCAGCTT GATCCGCCAGGTGTCGGATGTGCAGAAGCAGGTGCAGGTGGATGTGAAGACGGCCATCCTGTGCATCATGAGGGAGCTCAACAAGAGGGGCAGGGTGCTGGTGAGCGACGCCCAG AAGGTGACGGAGGGGCAGCAGGAGAAGCTGGAACGGCAGCACTGGGCCATGACCAAGCTGCAGAGGCACCAGGAGCACGTCATGCGTTTCACCTCCTGGGCCCTGGAGAGCGAAAACAGCACTGCGCTGCTCCTCTCCAAGAAACTG atCCACTTTCAGCTCCAGCGCGCCCTCAAGATGATCGTAGACCCGGTGAAGCCCCAGGGTGACATGAAATTCCAATGGGATCCTAACGCCTGGACCAAGAGTGCTGAGAGCTTTG GCACCATCGTGTCGGACAACGGCCTCCTCCCACCAGCCCTCAGCCCCCAGCCACCGACTGCCAGCCCCTCTTCGGGCCCCTCACAG GGTTCCCTGAAAGCCACAGTGGTGAGCAAAGGACAATgtgcccccagccccctccTGCAGTCCCCCAGAGCAGCCCAACCCGAGGACAAAGAAGGCCAGGAGACCCCTGGCACCCCCCAAGCTGGCGAGGATGGGGTGGAGACGCCAAACACACCTCAGGGTCCCTTGGGAACTGAGGGTCCCGACTTGTCCCCACCCTGCCTTGAACCTCAGGTGTCCAAGACGTCCAAGGATGCCAACGTGGAGCTGG CAGGTAATGCCTCTCCCGACCGTGCTGCCACAGGAGCCAAGAG GAGAAGACACGCAAATCCTCCTGACCAGGAGGTAGAAGAGAAGTTTGTTCCAAAGCTGCTCGTTAAGCG CAGCCAACCCTCGGGGGGTCCCACGCTCCGCAAGGTGCCACGGGTCAGCCTGGAGCGCCTGGATCTGGACCTGTCAGGGGAAGCACAGCCCCCCGTCTTCCGTGTCTTCCCCGGCACCTCAGCTGAGGAGTTCAGCCTCATCGTCATTGAGCggggggcacagccccagcctgctCCTCCACCCCCACCCGCTATCAAG gaggagcagaaggaaTTATCCATCGGGGACGCCGAGGACACCAAACCTGTGGTTCTGCCTCCCAAGCCCCCCAGCGGGGTGGTGACAGGACCCGAAATCCCCCCGGCACCCACCGTGGCCCCCACGGGGACCCACCGCAACGTCTCCTGCTGCCGTGTCTGCTGCCAGGCCGGTGCTGTGGTGATGTGTGACCTCTGTGAGCGCTGCTACCACCTCGACTGCCACCTCCCCGTGCTCCACGTGGTACCAAG CCACGACTGGCgctgcctgctgtgccaggACCTGCCACCCCAAACTGAGGGACTCACCAACGGCGGTCCCAAGGAGGGCCAACTCCCCACGCTCTGCCCCACGGACCAGCAG AAGTGCGAACGGGTGCTactggagctgctgtgccacGAGCCCTGCCGCCCCCTGCACCGCCTTTCCAGCTCCACG GAGAGCACTGATGCCATCGACCTGACCCTGATCCGCGCCAAGCTGCAGGGGAAGCTCTCCCCCGGCTACAGCAGCCCGGAGGATTTCACAGCTGACATTGGTCGCATGATCCAGCAGTTCAACCGCCTGACAGAG GACAAAGCCGACGTGCAGTCCATCCTTGGCGTGCAGCGCTTCTTCCAGGAGCGGCTCAGCGCTGCCTTCAGAGACCGCAACTTCTCCACCCTCCTCGATCCCACCGTGCCCATGGAAGGGGCtgaaggcactgcagcagccccccctgcccctctccctgcccctccTGTGGCCCCCTGA
- the TRIM28 gene encoding transcription intermediary factor 1-beta isoform 4 (isoform 4 is encoded by transcript variant 4) has product MSAPAEEAAEAVGPAEKRPDLVDLLERCGSCRVLLQAEREPRLLPCLHSVCRQCLRTSPGPTADSGPGGQVVDCPICKHQCPLQDVVENYFLKDKGAKMAGDNLASTQCCTSCEDNAPATSFCVECSEPLCDTCVEAHQRVKYTKDHTVRAAANTSVKEVDHTVYCSVHKQEPLMIFCDTCDTLTCRDCQLNAHKDHQYQFLEDAVKNQRKMLATLVKRLGDKHASLQHSTKEVCSLIRQVSDVQKQVQVDVKTAILCIMRELNKRGRVLVSDAQKVTEGQQEKLERQHWAMTKLQRHQEHVMRFTSWALESENSTALLLSKKLIHFQLQRALKMIVDPVKPQGDMKFQWDPNAWTKSAESFGTIVSDNGLLPPALSPQPPTASPSSGPSQGSLKATVVSKGQCAPSPLLQSPRAAQPEDKEGQETPGTPQAGEDGVETPNTPQGPLGTEGPDLSPPCLEPQVSKTSKDANVELGNASPDRAATGAKRRRHANPPDQEVEEKFVPKLLVKRQPSGGPTLRKVPRVSLERLDLDLSGEAQPPVFRVFPGTSAEEFSLIVIERGAQPQPAPPPPPAIKEEQKELSIGDAEDTKPVVLPPKPPSGVVTGPEIPPAPTVAPTGTHRNVSCCRVCCQAGAVVMCDLCERCYHLDCHLPVLHVVPSHDWRCLLCQDLPPQTEGLTNGGPKEGQLPTLCPTDQQKCERVLLELLCHEPCRPLHRLSSSTESTDAIDLTLIRAKLQGKLSPGYSSPEDFTADIGRMIQQFNRLTEDKADVQSILGVQRFFQERLSAAFRDRNFSTLLDPTVPMEGAEGTAAAPPAPLPAPPVAP; this is encoded by the exons ATGTCGGCTCCGGCGGAGGAGGCCGCGGAAGCGGTGGGCCCGGCCGAGAAGCGCCCGGACCTCGTGGATCTCCTGGAACGCTGCGGGAGCTGccgggtgctgctgcaggccgAGAGGGAACCGCGGTTGTTGCCTTGCCTGCATTCGGTGTGTCGGCAGTGCCTGCGGACCAGCCCGGGGCCTACAGCCGACTCAGGGCCTGGCGGGCAAG TGGTGGACTGCCCCATCTGCAAGCACCAGTGTCCGCTGCAGGACGTGGTAGAGAATTACTTCCTCAAAGACAAAGGAGCCAAGATGGCTGGTGACAACCTGGCCTCCACTCAG TGCTGCACCAGCTGTGAGGACAACGCTCCTGCTACCAGCTTCTGCGTGGAGTGCTCAGAGCCACTGTGTGACACCTGTGTGGAGGCCCACCAGCGGGTCAAGTACACCAAGGACCACACAGTGCGGGCTGCAG CCAACACCAGCGTGAAGGAGGTGGATCACACTGTGTACTGCTCCGTGCACAAGCAGGAGCCGCTGATGATCTTCTGTGACACGTGTGACACGCTCACCTGCCGTGACTGCCAGCTCAACGCACACAAGGACCACCA GTATCAGTTCCTGGAGGACGCAGTGAAGAACCAACGCAAGATGCTGGCCACGCTGGTGAAGCGCCTGGGCGACAAGCatgccagcctgcagcactcCACCAAGGAAGTGTGCAGCTT GATCCGCCAGGTGTCGGATGTGCAGAAGCAGGTGCAGGTGGATGTGAAGACGGCCATCCTGTGCATCATGAGGGAGCTCAACAAGAGGGGCAGGGTGCTGGTGAGCGACGCCCAG AAGGTGACGGAGGGGCAGCAGGAGAAGCTGGAACGGCAGCACTGGGCCATGACCAAGCTGCAGAGGCACCAGGAGCACGTCATGCGTTTCACCTCCTGGGCCCTGGAGAGCGAAAACAGCACTGCGCTGCTCCTCTCCAAGAAACTG atCCACTTTCAGCTCCAGCGCGCCCTCAAGATGATCGTAGACCCGGTGAAGCCCCAGGGTGACATGAAATTCCAATGGGATCCTAACGCCTGGACCAAGAGTGCTGAGAGCTTTG GCACCATCGTGTCGGACAACGGCCTCCTCCCACCAGCCCTCAGCCCCCAGCCACCGACTGCCAGCCCCTCTTCGGGCCCCTCACAG GGTTCCCTGAAAGCCACAGTGGTGAGCAAAGGACAATgtgcccccagccccctccTGCAGTCCCCCAGAGCAGCCCAACCCGAGGACAAAGAAGGCCAGGAGACCCCTGGCACCCCCCAAGCTGGCGAGGATGGGGTGGAGACGCCAAACACACCTCAGGGTCCCTTGGGAACTGAGGGTCCCGACTTGTCCCCACCCTGCCTTGAACCTCAGGTGTCCAAGACGTCCAAGGATGCCAACGTGGAGCTGG GTAATGCCTCTCCCGACCGTGCTGCCACAGGAGCCAAGAG GAGAAGACACGCAAATCCTCCTGACCAGGAGGTAGAAGAGAAGTTTGTTCCAAAGCTGCTCGTTAAGCG CCAACCCTCGGGGGGTCCCACGCTCCGCAAGGTGCCACGGGTCAGCCTGGAGCGCCTGGATCTGGACCTGTCAGGGGAAGCACAGCCCCCCGTCTTCCGTGTCTTCCCCGGCACCTCAGCTGAGGAGTTCAGCCTCATCGTCATTGAGCggggggcacagccccagcctgctCCTCCACCCCCACCCGCTATCAAG gaggagcagaaggaaTTATCCATCGGGGACGCCGAGGACACCAAACCTGTGGTTCTGCCTCCCAAGCCCCCCAGCGGGGTGGTGACAGGACCCGAAATCCCCCCGGCACCCACCGTGGCCCCCACGGGGACCCACCGCAACGTCTCCTGCTGCCGTGTCTGCTGCCAGGCCGGTGCTGTGGTGATGTGTGACCTCTGTGAGCGCTGCTACCACCTCGACTGCCACCTCCCCGTGCTCCACGTGGTACCAAG CCACGACTGGCgctgcctgctgtgccaggACCTGCCACCCCAAACTGAGGGACTCACCAACGGCGGTCCCAAGGAGGGCCAACTCCCCACGCTCTGCCCCACGGACCAGCAG AAGTGCGAACGGGTGCTactggagctgctgtgccacGAGCCCTGCCGCCCCCTGCACCGCCTTTCCAGCTCCACG GAGAGCACTGATGCCATCGACCTGACCCTGATCCGCGCCAAGCTGCAGGGGAAGCTCTCCCCCGGCTACAGCAGCCCGGAGGATTTCACAGCTGACATTGGTCGCATGATCCAGCAGTTCAACCGCCTGACAGAG GACAAAGCCGACGTGCAGTCCATCCTTGGCGTGCAGCGCTTCTTCCAGGAGCGGCTCAGCGCTGCCTTCAGAGACCGCAACTTCTCCACCCTCCTCGATCCCACCGTGCCCATGGAAGGGGCtgaaggcactgcagcagccccccctgcccctctccctgcccctccTGTGGCCCCCTGA
- the TRIM28 gene encoding transcription intermediary factor 1-beta isoform 2 (isoform 2 is encoded by transcript variant 2): MSAPAEEAAEAVGPAEKRPDLVDLLERCGSCRVLLQAEREPRLLPCLHSVCRQCLRTSPGPTADSGPGGQVVDCPICKHQCPLQDVVENYFLKDKGAKMAGDNLASTQCCTSCEDNAPATSFCVECSEPLCDTCVEAHQRVKYTKDHTVRAAANTSVKEVDHTVYCSVHKQEPLMIFCDTCDTLTCRDCQLNAHKDHQYQFLEDAVKNQRKMLATLVKRLGDKHASLQHSTKEVCSLIRQVSDVQKQVQVDVKTAILCIMRELNKRGRVLVSDAQKVTEGQQEKLERQHWAMTKLQRHQEHVMRFTSWALESENSTALLLSKKLIHFQLQRALKMIVDPVKPQGDMKFQWDPNAWTKSAESFGTIVSDNGLLPPALSPQPPTASPSSGPSQGSLKATVVSKGQCAPSPLLQSPRAAQPEDKEGQETPGTPQAGEDGVETPNTPQGPLGTEGPDLSPPCLEPQVSKTSKDANVELGNASPDRAATGAKRRRHANPPDQEVEEKFVPKLLVKRSQPSGGPTLRKVPRVSLERLDLDLSGEAQPPVFRVFPGTSAEEFSLIVIERGAQPQPAPPPPPAIKEEQKELSIGDAEDTKPVVLPPKPPSGVVTGPEIPPAPTVAPTGTHRNVSCCRVCCQAGAVVMCDLCERCYHLDCHLPVLHVVPSHDWRCLLCQDLPPQTEGLTNGGPKEGQLPTLCPTDQQKCERVLLELLCHEPCRPLHRLSSSTESTDAIDLTLIRAKLQGKLSPGYSSPEDFTADIGRMIQQFNRLTEDKADVQSILGVQRFFQERLSAAFRDRNFSTLLDPTVPMEGAEGTAAAPPAPLPAPPVAP, translated from the exons ATGTCGGCTCCGGCGGAGGAGGCCGCGGAAGCGGTGGGCCCGGCCGAGAAGCGCCCGGACCTCGTGGATCTCCTGGAACGCTGCGGGAGCTGccgggtgctgctgcaggccgAGAGGGAACCGCGGTTGTTGCCTTGCCTGCATTCGGTGTGTCGGCAGTGCCTGCGGACCAGCCCGGGGCCTACAGCCGACTCAGGGCCTGGCGGGCAAG TGGTGGACTGCCCCATCTGCAAGCACCAGTGTCCGCTGCAGGACGTGGTAGAGAATTACTTCCTCAAAGACAAAGGAGCCAAGATGGCTGGTGACAACCTGGCCTCCACTCAG TGCTGCACCAGCTGTGAGGACAACGCTCCTGCTACCAGCTTCTGCGTGGAGTGCTCAGAGCCACTGTGTGACACCTGTGTGGAGGCCCACCAGCGGGTCAAGTACACCAAGGACCACACAGTGCGGGCTGCAG CCAACACCAGCGTGAAGGAGGTGGATCACACTGTGTACTGCTCCGTGCACAAGCAGGAGCCGCTGATGATCTTCTGTGACACGTGTGACACGCTCACCTGCCGTGACTGCCAGCTCAACGCACACAAGGACCACCA GTATCAGTTCCTGGAGGACGCAGTGAAGAACCAACGCAAGATGCTGGCCACGCTGGTGAAGCGCCTGGGCGACAAGCatgccagcctgcagcactcCACCAAGGAAGTGTGCAGCTT GATCCGCCAGGTGTCGGATGTGCAGAAGCAGGTGCAGGTGGATGTGAAGACGGCCATCCTGTGCATCATGAGGGAGCTCAACAAGAGGGGCAGGGTGCTGGTGAGCGACGCCCAG AAGGTGACGGAGGGGCAGCAGGAGAAGCTGGAACGGCAGCACTGGGCCATGACCAAGCTGCAGAGGCACCAGGAGCACGTCATGCGTTTCACCTCCTGGGCCCTGGAGAGCGAAAACAGCACTGCGCTGCTCCTCTCCAAGAAACTG atCCACTTTCAGCTCCAGCGCGCCCTCAAGATGATCGTAGACCCGGTGAAGCCCCAGGGTGACATGAAATTCCAATGGGATCCTAACGCCTGGACCAAGAGTGCTGAGAGCTTTG GCACCATCGTGTCGGACAACGGCCTCCTCCCACCAGCCCTCAGCCCCCAGCCACCGACTGCCAGCCCCTCTTCGGGCCCCTCACAG GGTTCCCTGAAAGCCACAGTGGTGAGCAAAGGACAATgtgcccccagccccctccTGCAGTCCCCCAGAGCAGCCCAACCCGAGGACAAAGAAGGCCAGGAGACCCCTGGCACCCCCCAAGCTGGCGAGGATGGGGTGGAGACGCCAAACACACCTCAGGGTCCCTTGGGAACTGAGGGTCCCGACTTGTCCCCACCCTGCCTTGAACCTCAGGTGTCCAAGACGTCCAAGGATGCCAACGTGGAGCTGG GTAATGCCTCTCCCGACCGTGCTGCCACAGGAGCCAAGAG GAGAAGACACGCAAATCCTCCTGACCAGGAGGTAGAAGAGAAGTTTGTTCCAAAGCTGCTCGTTAAGCG CAGCCAACCCTCGGGGGGTCCCACGCTCCGCAAGGTGCCACGGGTCAGCCTGGAGCGCCTGGATCTGGACCTGTCAGGGGAAGCACAGCCCCCCGTCTTCCGTGTCTTCCCCGGCACCTCAGCTGAGGAGTTCAGCCTCATCGTCATTGAGCggggggcacagccccagcctgctCCTCCACCCCCACCCGCTATCAAG gaggagcagaaggaaTTATCCATCGGGGACGCCGAGGACACCAAACCTGTGGTTCTGCCTCCCAAGCCCCCCAGCGGGGTGGTGACAGGACCCGAAATCCCCCCGGCACCCACCGTGGCCCCCACGGGGACCCACCGCAACGTCTCCTGCTGCCGTGTCTGCTGCCAGGCCGGTGCTGTGGTGATGTGTGACCTCTGTGAGCGCTGCTACCACCTCGACTGCCACCTCCCCGTGCTCCACGTGGTACCAAG CCACGACTGGCgctgcctgctgtgccaggACCTGCCACCCCAAACTGAGGGACTCACCAACGGCGGTCCCAAGGAGGGCCAACTCCCCACGCTCTGCCCCACGGACCAGCAG AAGTGCGAACGGGTGCTactggagctgctgtgccacGAGCCCTGCCGCCCCCTGCACCGCCTTTCCAGCTCCACG GAGAGCACTGATGCCATCGACCTGACCCTGATCCGCGCCAAGCTGCAGGGGAAGCTCTCCCCCGGCTACAGCAGCCCGGAGGATTTCACAGCTGACATTGGTCGCATGATCCAGCAGTTCAACCGCCTGACAGAG GACAAAGCCGACGTGCAGTCCATCCTTGGCGTGCAGCGCTTCTTCCAGGAGCGGCTCAGCGCTGCCTTCAGAGACCGCAACTTCTCCACCCTCCTCGATCCCACCGTGCCCATGGAAGGGGCtgaaggcactgcagcagccccccctgcccctctccctgcccctccTGTGGCCCCCTGA